Proteins co-encoded in one Gracilimonas sediminicola genomic window:
- a CDS encoding c-type cytochrome — translation MRYFFSTLILFVLFFSVGCISNVEDISDTPDIDPNDISYSADIQPIFTSNCGSCHINSSTSGVNLTSYSTTTNSVGSVAGGPIVVPGEPGNSPLVEKIKPDPSYGSRMPTTGQYLTPTEIAQIEAWITGGAEDN, via the coding sequence ATGCGCTATTTTTTTTCAACCCTTATTCTTTTTGTACTATTCTTTAGTGTTGGTTGTATCAGCAACGTGGAAGATATTTCAGACACTCCTGATATCGATCCAAATGATATTAGTTATTCTGCTGATATTCAGCCAATATTTACCTCAAATTGTGGAAGTTGTCACATTAATTCTTCAACAAGCGGGGTTAACCTTACTTCCTACTCTACTACCACGAATAGTGTAGGTTCCGTTGCGGGCGGGCCTATCGTTGTACCCGGTGAGCCGGGAAACAGTCCGTTAGTAGAAAAAATTAAGCCGGACCCATCCTACGGAAGTCGGATGCCTACCACCGGTCAGTATCTCACCCCAACAGAAATCGCACAAATTGAAGCCTGGATTACAGGCGGTGCGGAGGATAATTAG
- a CDS encoding BamA/TamA family outer membrane protein has protein sequence MRVITAFLIALSVTLGLPAQDLEVNFYEGIDLYEGIDEKFYSGSNFGVKNPIYSAYPVSGMIRHNRVDGLFLGYQEEKMDWNNANFLGIENVDLHGLIGYSVAQDQLQYSIGAEKSIGTERKWLLLGGDLHNTTSTEDYWRTGIYENALTSFATGFDYHDYYNADGYGFYAIIKPVRFIELGASYNADEFSSLDVNTEFSVISNYSSFRPNPAIDSDLEQINKQSLTLGLTINPRTVNRHSSVWSTVSAKAEIADLGGTENDFFYNKYQVEAKSYFRLDHTTLFKWRLMAGSITGEAPDFKNFALGGIGSMRAVGFKSLTGNQMVLSNLEVELGKSNSYRDGWPDLSSFYISLFLDSGTSMFNQRYLETTNPVSDFDVGFSELSHNAGIGLGFGMFRAEVAKPIAGSEGRTSFWIRFNPTF, from the coding sequence ATGAGAGTAATAACTGCATTTCTGATTGCACTGAGTGTTACACTTGGGTTGCCAGCACAGGATCTCGAAGTCAATTTTTATGAAGGTATTGATTTGTATGAGGGGATTGACGAGAAATTTTACTCCGGCAGTAATTTTGGAGTGAAAAATCCGATCTATTCAGCCTATCCCGTTTCCGGAATGATTCGACATAACAGGGTAGATGGATTATTTCTTGGATATCAGGAAGAAAAGATGGATTGGAATAACGCTAATTTTCTGGGAATTGAGAACGTTGACCTTCACGGGTTGATCGGGTATTCCGTAGCTCAAGATCAGCTACAGTATTCCATTGGTGCTGAGAAGAGTATAGGCACGGAACGAAAGTGGCTGCTCTTGGGAGGAGACCTTCATAATACTACTTCTACAGAAGATTACTGGCGAACAGGTATTTATGAAAATGCACTTACATCATTCGCAACCGGCTTTGATTATCATGATTATTACAATGCCGATGGGTACGGATTCTATGCGATTATCAAACCGGTTCGGTTTATAGAACTTGGAGCATCTTATAATGCAGATGAGTTTAGCTCTTTGGACGTGAATACTGAATTTTCTGTGATTTCAAATTATTCAAGCTTCCGGCCAAACCCGGCTATTGACAGTGACCTTGAGCAAATTAATAAACAAAGCCTCACTTTAGGACTCACCATAAATCCACGTACCGTAAACAGACATTCTTCGGTATGGTCAACGGTGTCAGCTAAGGCAGAAATTGCTGACCTTGGAGGTACAGAGAATGATTTCTTCTATAATAAATACCAGGTAGAAGCAAAGTCTTACTTTCGGTTAGACCACACCACGCTGTTCAAGTGGAGACTCATGGCCGGAAGTATTACGGGTGAAGCTCCGGATTTCAAAAACTTTGCTCTTGGTGGAATTGGAAGCATGCGGGCGGTGGGCTTTAAGTCGTTAACGGGAAACCAGATGGTATTGAGTAATCTGGAAGTAGAGCTTGGCAAAAGTAATTCCTATCGGGATGGGTGGCCGGATTTGAGTTCATTTTATATCTCACTTTTCCTTGATTCCGGAACGAGCATGTTCAACCAACGTTACTTAGAAACGACAAACCCGGTCTCTGATTTTGATGTTGGTTTCTCAGAACTTTCTCATAATGCCGGCATCGGTTTAGGTTTTGGGATGTTCAGAGCTGAGGTCGCAAAACCAATAGCTGGTTCGGAGGGGAGAACGTCATTCTGGATACGATTTAATCCAACTTTCTAA
- a CDS encoding YceI family protein, which produces MKKLTTTLILIFGFIATASAQSYMTEEGTAIFHSRVPLHTFSGNSENLTGLINLSNNKVDFYIDLTTLETGIEKRDRDMKETLETKKFPFAEFFGELVSDFNPDTTAEQSVKVKGEFKIHGVSREVTIEGTLQMKPEGLLVKASWILRLEDYDIVPPSLLFVKVDQEQEIEIEALLKSVDD; this is translated from the coding sequence ATGAAGAAACTTACAACAACCCTCATTTTAATCTTTGGATTTATTGCGACGGCTTCAGCTCAGTCTTATATGACTGAGGAAGGCACAGCTATCTTTCATTCCAGAGTTCCGCTACACACATTTTCCGGTAATTCTGAGAACCTGACTGGGCTCATTAACCTGAGCAACAACAAAGTTGACTTCTATATCGACTTAACGACCCTGGAAACAGGCATCGAGAAAAGAGATCGAGATATGAAGGAAACCCTGGAAACAAAGAAATTCCCTTTTGCAGAATTTTTCGGGGAATTGGTTTCAGATTTTAACCCGGACACAACGGCCGAACAGTCAGTAAAGGTAAAGGGTGAATTCAAGATTCATGGCGTGAGCCGGGAGGTTACCATTGAAGGAACCCTCCAAATGAAACCGGAAGGACTGTTGGTGAAAGCCAGCTGGATATTACGTCTCGAGGATTACGATATCGTCCCTCCCAGCCTGCTTTTTGTAAAAGTGGATCAGGAACAGGAAATAGAAATTGAAGCATTATTAAAATCGGTAGATGATTAA
- a CDS encoding HD domain-containing protein, whose protein sequence is MAVIKREASVKLLNEFIKGESLLNHSMMVAKAMEGYARTLNKSEQQVEEWWTAGLLHDLDWEKYPDEHPHKAVSEILPEHDYPESVIEAIKAHAPERTGKEPNSEIERYLFACDELSGFMNAVSLMRPNGFEDMKVKSVTKKLKDAKFAANVPREDIRKGAELIGKELNDHITFLIGVFRS, encoded by the coding sequence ATGGCTGTAATAAAAAGAGAAGCTTCAGTTAAGCTGCTAAACGAATTTATTAAAGGAGAAAGTTTACTGAATCATTCAATGATGGTTGCAAAGGCTATGGAAGGTTATGCACGCACATTGAACAAATCAGAACAACAGGTAGAAGAGTGGTGGACTGCGGGTTTGTTACACGATTTGGATTGGGAGAAATACCCGGATGAACATCCACACAAAGCCGTAAGTGAGATACTCCCTGAGCACGATTATCCTGAATCTGTAATTGAAGCTATAAAAGCCCATGCTCCAGAAAGGACGGGTAAAGAACCGAATAGTGAGATTGAGCGATATCTTTTTGCCTGCGATGAGTTATCCGGTTTTATGAACGCTGTTTCATTGATGAGGCCTAACGGCTTTGAGGATATGAAGGTGAAATCGGTTACTAAAAAACTTAAGGATGCCAAGTTCGCAGCCAATGTGCCACGCGAAGATATAAGAAAGGGAGCTGAACTTATCGGCAAAGAACTCAATGATCACATTACCTTTTTGATCGGTGTATTTCGGTCATAG